TTTTTTGTTCTTACTGTTTGCTAGTTCATTTGTTATAATGGAGTTAAATTCCTTAACGAAAATCTAcaagataaaaatatttataaatttatatatatatatatatatatatatatatatatttttatatttatatatatatttcgATTATTACTTCGTCCTTTGAATCATCATAATCCTGCATCCAATAAAAGGAAACTTCGCCTacacaaaaataaaatagtaaaataaaaatatatgtgtgtaATTGTATTTTAAGGATATATCCATATTAAACATACGTCTcttcttatatatatatatatatatatatatatttatatatatttatatatatttatatattatatacctctcgatttatttcttaatatatagACTCTTCCAGTCTTACATTGTTGAACTCGTTCTAAGGAAATGCTTTTGgttaatataaaattatcCTAAGGAATATAAGACAcataatattcatataatattattcattttaaaaatatccTTA
The Plasmodium gaboni strain SY75 chromosome Unknown, whole genome shotgun sequence DNA segment above includes these coding regions:
- a CDS encoding putative 26S proteasome regulatory subunit RPN13, with translation MDSAKVHLQINAGKCIYDGKMVKPDKRKGKLVLYKIYDNLYNFQWINRENNEIEDNFILTKSISLERVQQCKTGRVYILRNKSRGEVSFYWMQDYDDSKDEIFVKEFNSIITNELAN